The following coding sequences are from one Virgibacillus necropolis window:
- the sdaAA gene encoding L-serine ammonia-lyase, iron-sulfur-dependent, subunit alpha, which yields MFRSVAELVEIAEKENILISEVMILQEMDVKNISREEVYANMERNLVVMEQAIEDSLKGVQSVTGLTGGDAVLVQKYMKEKTPLSGNLMMDAVSKAMGTNEVNAAMGTICATPTAGSAGCVPGTLFAVKNQLNPTREQMIRYLFTSGAFGFVVANNAMISGAAGGCQAEVGSAGAMASAAIVEMAGGTPQQSAEAFAITLKNMLGLVCDPVAGLVEVPCVKRNAAGSSLAIVSADMALAGVTSRIPCDEVISAMYKIGKSMPSALRETGEGGLAGTPTGEEIKKKIFGMSMSSKEV from the coding sequence ATGTTTCGTTCAGTTGCAGAATTAGTAGAAATTGCAGAAAAAGAAAATATATTAATTTCCGAGGTAATGATTCTACAGGAGATGGATGTTAAAAATATCTCCCGCGAGGAAGTCTATGCCAACATGGAAAGAAATTTAGTTGTTATGGAACAAGCGATAGAGGATAGTTTGAAGGGTGTTCAATCTGTTACTGGTTTAACAGGTGGCGATGCTGTTTTAGTTCAAAAATATATGAAGGAAAAAACCCCATTATCTGGCAACCTTATGATGGATGCGGTGAGTAAAGCTATGGGTACAAATGAAGTAAATGCAGCCATGGGTACGATATGTGCAACACCAACAGCTGGTAGCGCTGGTTGTGTCCCTGGTACATTGTTCGCAGTGAAAAATCAATTAAACCCAACGCGTGAACAAATGATCCGTTACCTATTTACTTCGGGTGCATTTGGATTTGTCGTCGCGAATAATGCAATGATTTCTGGAGCTGCTGGAGGATGCCAAGCAGAGGTTGGTTCGGCTGGGGCAATGGCGTCTGCCGCAATTGTAGAAATGGCAGGAGGGACCCCGCAACAATCAGCTGAAGCCTTTGCGATCACGTTGAAGAACATGCTCGGACTAGTTTGTGATCCGGTTGCTGGGTTAGTAGAAGTTCCTTGTGTAAAACGAAATGCAGCAGGTTCATCTCTAGCAATCGTTTCAGCTGATATGGCATTAGCGGGTGTTACAAGTCGAATTCCTTGTGATGAAGTAATTAGTGCTATGTATAAAATTGGAAAATCAATGCCTTCAGCTCTGCGAGAAACGGGTGAAGGTGGGCTGGCAGGTACACCAACAGGTGAAGAAATAAAGAAAAAAATATTCGGGATGTCGATGTCATCGAAGGAAGTGTGA
- the sdaAB gene encoding L-serine ammonia-lyase, iron-sulfur-dependent subunit beta yields MKFNSVFDIIGPVMIGPSSSHTAGAARIGKAARNLFGEEPKWAKIHLYESFAKTYKGHGTDFALVGGLLGFETDDTRMSKALTIAKERNMEIEFIEESGATDHPNTARVIVGNDKEEMELVGISIGGGKVEITELNGFELRLSGNHPAILIMHNDRYGAIASVTKILAKYEINIGHMEVNRKDVGKEALMVIEVDQNVEDTVLIELENADHIIQISKIVS; encoded by the coding sequence TTGAAATTTAATTCAGTATTCGATATTATTGGCCCTGTTATGATTGGTCCATCAAGTTCACATACGGCTGGTGCAGCAAGAATAGGTAAAGCTGCACGTAATTTATTTGGAGAAGAACCTAAGTGGGCGAAAATTCATCTCTATGAATCTTTTGCTAAAACATATAAAGGTCATGGAACTGATTTTGCATTGGTAGGCGGATTACTAGGTTTTGAGACAGATGATACTCGCATGAGTAAAGCGTTAACAATCGCTAAAGAACGTAACATGGAAATAGAGTTCATTGAAGAAAGTGGAGCTACTGACCATCCAAATACCGCTAGAGTAATTGTCGGTAATGATAAAGAGGAAATGGAGCTTGTTGGTATTTCCATTGGTGGAGGAAAAGTTGAAATTACCGAGTTAAATGGTTTTGAACTTCGCTTATCTGGTAATCATCCAGCAATCTTAATCATGCACAATGACCGGTATGGAGCAATCGCGTCTGTTACGAAAATTCTAGCAAAATATGAAATTAATATTGGTCATATGGAAGTTAATCGAAAAGATGTTGGAAAAGAAGCATTAATGGTTATCGAAGTCGATCAAAATGTGGAGGACACTGTTCTGATAGAATTGGAAAACGCTGACCACATTATTCAAATCTCTAAGATTGTAAGTTAA
- a CDS encoding SDR family oxidoreductase, with translation MDPRDMQKGSTPRQHQDKQPGIESKMQPMPAQPTNYKGTNKLKGKAALITGGDSGIGRAVAILYAKEGANVAISYLDEHDDAEETRKMVEAEDVKCLLLPGDIKQESHCQSLVEKTVSEFGTINILVNNAAIQHVHEDVLDIPSEQFEEVFRTNFFSHFYLTKAAVKNMQAGDSIISTSSINAYRGNPIFMDYSATKGAVTSFIRSIAQSLAGKGIRANSVAPGPVWTPLIPSSFDEDGVENFGQDNLMGRPGQPSEHAWPYVMLASEESSYMTGQAIHINGGAWTSS, from the coding sequence ATGGATCCAAGAGATATGCAGAAAGGCAGTACACCACGCCAACATCAAGACAAGCAACCAGGTATTGAATCAAAAATGCAACCGATGCCCGCACAACCTACCAATTATAAGGGTACGAATAAATTAAAAGGAAAAGCTGCCCTAATTACTGGCGGCGATAGTGGGATTGGTCGCGCTGTTGCTATTCTCTATGCAAAAGAAGGTGCCAATGTCGCCATTTCGTATTTAGATGAACACGATGATGCAGAGGAAACAAGAAAAATGGTAGAAGCAGAAGACGTGAAGTGTTTATTACTTCCGGGAGATATTAAACAAGAATCACACTGTCAAAGTCTTGTTGAAAAAACGGTATCTGAATTCGGTACAATAAATATTCTCGTAAACAATGCCGCAATTCAACATGTACATGAAGATGTGCTGGATATCCCTTCCGAACAGTTTGAAGAAGTATTCCGAACCAATTTCTTTTCTCACTTTTATTTAACAAAAGCTGCAGTAAAAAACATGCAAGCTGGAGATTCTATTATTTCGACTTCTTCTATTAATGCGTACCGTGGAAACCCAATATTCATGGATTACTCGGCAACCAAAGGAGCTGTCACCTCCTTTATTCGCAGTATTGCCCAAAGTTTAGCTGGAAAAGGTATCCGTGCCAATTCTGTTGCACCTGGGCCAGTATGGACGCCACTTATCCCATCTTCCTTCGATGAGGATGGTGTCGAAAACTTTGGACAAGACAACTTAATGGGTCGCCCTGGGCAGCCATCCGAACATGCATGGCCTTATGTAATGCTCGCTTCTGAAGAATCTTCCTATATGACAGGACAAGCCATTCACATAAACGGCGGAGCATGGACATCTTCATAA
- a CDS encoding alpha/beta hydrolase, with amino-acid sequence MSEHYPVLQGAEPFYFEGNRIGILVSHGFTGSTQSMRPLGKAYAAAGYTVCGLRLKGHGTHYEEMEQTTYQDWIASIEEGYQWLKKRCDTIFVTGLSMGGTLSLYMAENHPEVQAIVLINAAVNVPEMETASQIEDARFLDAIGSDIKKLGIKELAYEKTPVQSIKEILKLMEEVKGDLSRITCPTLIFVSDEDHVVPPDNANIIYNDIRSEIKEIHHLKDSYHVATLDNDQQFIIEKTLNFIKKTL; translated from the coding sequence ATGTCTGAACATTACCCAGTTTTGCAAGGTGCCGAGCCCTTTTACTTTGAAGGAAATCGTATTGGCATCTTGGTATCTCATGGATTTACAGGATCGACTCAGAGTATGCGGCCGTTAGGTAAGGCGTATGCTGCAGCAGGTTATACTGTATGCGGACTTCGTTTAAAGGGGCATGGTACACATTATGAAGAGATGGAACAAACTACTTATCAGGATTGGATTGCCTCAATAGAAGAAGGGTATCAGTGGTTAAAAAAGCGGTGTGATACCATCTTTGTTACTGGTCTATCAATGGGTGGCACACTGTCCCTATATATGGCAGAAAATCATCCAGAGGTTCAAGCGATTGTCTTGATAAATGCTGCTGTAAATGTTCCGGAGATGGAGACAGCTAGCCAAATAGAAGACGCCAGATTCTTGGATGCCATTGGATCGGATATTAAAAAGCTTGGAATTAAGGAACTTGCTTATGAAAAGACACCCGTTCAATCAATTAAAGAAATTTTAAAGTTAATGGAGGAAGTAAAGGGGGATCTATCTCGAATTACCTGTCCTACTTTAATTTTTGTTTCTGATGAGGACCATGTTGTTCCACCAGATAATGCAAATATTATTTACAATGATATCCGTTCCGAAATAAAAGAAATCCATCATTTGAAAGATAGTTATCATGTTGCGACACTTGATAATGACCAACAATTTATTATAGAAAAAACATTGAATTTTATTAAAAAGACTCTTTAA
- a CDS encoding alpha/beta hydrolase family protein, which yields MLETSLFVGAHEILLPDARKFKDIAESQGIIINYYEYPKMNHVFLLYPIPEAKKARKEIIKIIDNT from the coding sequence GTGCTGGAAACTTCATTATTTGTTGGGGCACACGAAATATTGTTACCTGATGCGAGAAAGTTCAAAGATATTGCAGAATCACAGGGCATAATTATAAATTATTATGAATATCCGAAAATGAACCATGTCTTTCTGTTATATCCTATTCCGGAAGCGAAAAAAGCAAGGAAAGAGATTATAAAAATTATTGATAACACATAG
- a CDS encoding DnaD domain protein — MKNEFLKWCRKLGEAVMLEAIKIMVKNNGRTFRYLEKILQEWSVAQVRSVDDIQAHERLKSAARRDTTVPFQKKPSSGGLSIFDELRAGVGL, encoded by the coding sequence GTGAAGAATGAATTTTTGAAATGGTGTAGGAAGCTTGGCGAAGCTGTCATGTTGGAGGCAATTAAGATCATGGTGAAAAATAACGGCCGAACGTTTCGCTACTTGGAGAAAATCTTACAGGAATGGAGTGTGGCACAGGTTCGTTCGGTTGACGATATACAAGCTCATGAAAGGCTGAAAAGTGCAGCGCGCAGGGATACTACTGTACCATTTCAGAAAAAACCAAGTTCAGGTGGACTGTCCATTTTTGACGAATTACGAGCGGGGGTAGGATTATGA
- a CDS encoding helix-turn-helix domain-containing protein — protein MERQTLTVREVADYLGLHTDIIYAMVKEKQIPHLKIRRRILFTKQSIDLWIQDQEHTNPRI, from the coding sequence ATGGAACGGCAGACATTAACAGTGAGAGAAGTCGCGGATTACCTTGGGTTGCATACCGATATTATTTATGCAATGGTGAAAGAAAAACAGATTCCGCACCTGAAGATTCGAAGGCGCATCTTGTTTACAAAACAATCGATTGATTTATGGATTCAGGACCAAGAGCACACGAACCCACGTATTTAA
- a CDS encoding Uma2 family endonuclease produces the protein MTQLDKNKTYTLYEFLLYVKEEERAELYEGIPVFMAPASHEHEGIIANLIGEFIHALKGSKCQVYGSNLQVILPFKDDRKGKMM, from the coding sequence ATGACTCAATTAGATAAAAATAAAACATACACACTGTATGAGTTTTTACTATACGTTAAAGAGGAAGAACGCGCAGAATTATATGAAGGCATCCCTGTTTTTATGGCTCCAGCATCCCACGAACACGAGGGTATAATTGCAAATTTAATTGGAGAATTCATTCATGCACTTAAAGGAAGTAAATGCCAGGTATATGGAAGTAACCTTCAAGTTATCCTTCCGTTTAAAGACGATAGAAAAGGGAAAATGATGTAA
- a CDS encoding Uma2 family endonuclease, which produces MLPDISVVCDKSKLRNKRCYEAPDLIVEVLSPSTARNDRLLKRNYYERAGVKEYLIVDYQYRSIEKCKPRKYLPTRRSLLQ; this is translated from the coding sequence GTGCTACCTGATATTTCCGTTGTTTGCGATAAAAGCAAGCTTCGTAATAAGCGCTGCTACGAGGCTCCGGATTTAATTGTTGAAGTACTATCCCCTAGCACAGCTCGTAATGATCGACTTCTTAAACGAAATTACTATGAAAGAGCTGGCGTAAAGGAATATTTAATCGTTGATTATCAATATCGTAGCATTGAAAAATGTAAACCACGAAAATACCTTCCAACTAGAAGAAGTTTACTCCAGTGA
- a CDS encoding NCS2 family permease, giving the protein MPYNKQDPGKALAKGNWRTEIIAGLIGYLTTVYIVVVNGSILSEAGISIESGMMATILASFVGTLFMGLYAKLPLILIPGMGINALFAYSIVEGTGLSFQEGLAVVIVASVLFLITAFSRLGLILKEAIPNSLKHAITVGLGFFLILIGLEKSGLVVSGEHTIIAIGDFTSPTVMVSLLTLFLAIFLFMKNVPANFLITMISGTVLAYLFGILHKGASAVDVNAQELVFIPAFTAFDELSFWLAVFPLAMILIFENMGLLHGQLDMLKRENRYEKAYRVTAFSSLTCAFLGTSPTVSAAENAAVIASNGKTGKVAITASLLFLATIFIIPWISIIPNTAISPILIIVGMLMAQNIRHIYLDDLSEAVPAFLIAVMIPFTYSIADGMAFGFIAYPIVKLALGKQKELPFALVIISSLFLFDFLMKIIGF; this is encoded by the coding sequence ATGCCTTATAACAAACAAGATCCGGGTAAAGCGCTAGCGAAAGGGAATTGGCGTACGGAGATTATAGCTGGATTGATTGGTTACCTGACTACGGTATACATTGTAGTAGTGAACGGTTCGATCTTAAGTGAAGCTGGGATATCTATCGAGAGTGGCATGATGGCTACGATTCTAGCAAGCTTTGTCGGAACATTGTTCATGGGCCTGTATGCCAAGCTTCCATTGATTTTAATTCCCGGAATGGGAATTAATGCGCTGTTTGCCTATTCCATAGTGGAAGGTACAGGCCTTAGCTTTCAAGAAGGTTTAGCAGTAGTAATTGTAGCTTCAGTATTATTTCTCATCACAGCATTTAGTCGATTGGGATTGATTCTAAAAGAAGCGATACCGAATTCGTTAAAGCATGCGATTACCGTTGGGTTGGGTTTTTTCTTAATTTTAATTGGTTTAGAAAAAAGTGGCCTGGTTGTGAGCGGCGAACATACGATTATTGCAATCGGTGATTTTACTTCGCCAACGGTAATGGTGAGTCTGCTAACATTATTCCTGGCGATATTTTTATTTATGAAAAATGTACCAGCAAATTTTTTAATAACAATGATTAGCGGAACCGTGTTAGCTTATTTATTTGGTATTCTGCATAAAGGGGCTAGTGCTGTAGACGTGAATGCTCAGGAATTGGTTTTCATTCCAGCTTTTACGGCATTCGATGAACTGTCATTCTGGTTAGCTGTTTTTCCACTTGCCATGATTCTTATTTTTGAAAATATGGGATTGTTACATGGACAGCTAGACATGCTGAAACGGGAGAACCGTTATGAAAAAGCATATCGGGTAACAGCATTTTCATCGCTCACATGTGCTTTTCTTGGAACGTCACCAACCGTATCAGCTGCAGAAAATGCGGCAGTAATCGCATCAAACGGAAAAACAGGTAAAGTGGCAATCACAGCGAGTCTATTATTCCTGGCTACTATATTTATTATTCCATGGATATCAATCATACCAAATACGGCAATTAGTCCGATTTTAATTATTGTTGGTATGCTGATGGCGCAAAACATTCGTCATATTTATTTAGACGATTTATCGGAGGCAGTACCTGCATTTCTAATCGCTGTTATGATTCCATTCACATACAGTATCGCTGATGGAATGGCATTTGGCTTTATTGCGTATCCGATTGTCAAACTAGCACTCGGCAAGCAAAAAGAGTTGCCATTCGCATTAGTGATCATATCATCGCTATTCTTGTTTGACTTTTTAATGAAAATAATAGGATTTTAA
- a CDS encoding cysteine dioxygenase family protein yields the protein MELNKINYKLSDFIRDLTNVVETTNDDSEQVSQVEHHLSKLMRTKSWLPTEKLYAGNNSYGRHSLYRDPKDRFEVLALIWEPGQSTPLHDHDGTWGVEGVVSGRMRILNYLQSDSYSNQTIKLCYSGTMTLNEQSTGELLPPADCHILKPEGDETVVTVHVYGKQLKKFRIFEHTDQEDIFITHEKPVGYTTETCLEGLWN from the coding sequence ATGGAACTTAACAAAATAAATTATAAACTGTCGGACTTTATTCGGGATTTAACCAATGTGGTAGAAACAACCAATGATGATAGTGAACAAGTGTCACAGGTTGAACATCATCTCAGTAAACTAATGCGCACGAAGTCATGGCTACCTACTGAAAAACTGTATGCAGGCAACAACAGTTATGGTCGGCACTCTCTGTATCGCGATCCAAAAGACCGCTTTGAAGTTCTTGCGCTTATTTGGGAACCTGGACAAAGTACACCGTTACACGACCATGATGGGACATGGGGTGTAGAGGGAGTTGTTTCAGGTCGTATGAGGATTTTAAATTATTTACAATCGGACTCGTATTCCAATCAAACTATTAAACTATGTTATTCTGGTACAATGACTCTAAACGAGCAAAGCACCGGAGAGCTTTTACCACCAGCGGACTGCCACATCTTGAAACCCGAGGGGGATGAAACGGTCGTTACTGTTCATGTTTACGGAAAACAGCTTAAAAAGTTTCGGATATTTGAACATACTGATCAAGAAGATATCTTCATTACTCATGAAAAACCTGTTGGATATACAACAGAAACATGCCTCGAAGGTCTATGGAATTAA
- a CDS encoding sulfite exporter TauE/SafE family protein: MGLDLIIVLFLIGFIGSFISGMVGIGGSIIKYPLLLYIPPLLGVGAFTATEVAGISAVDVFFASLAGVLAFRKDGYLNKRLIITMGTVVLVGSFLGGYGSVLLSNTSINLVYAILASVAAILMFSPRKGKELGEEANIQIEFNHLLAVISAFLVGIGAGIVGAAGAFLLVPIMLVLLKIPTRVTIASSLAITFLSSIGSTAGKIITGQVLFGPAGVMIVASLIAAPMGAVTGKKIDTKVLKAILSLLILATVIKIWVDII, encoded by the coding sequence TTGGGTTTGGATTTAATTATTGTGTTATTTTTAATCGGATTCATTGGCTCGTTTATATCAGGTATGGTAGGTATTGGTGGTTCGATTATTAAATATCCATTACTGCTTTACATTCCGCCATTGCTTGGAGTAGGGGCTTTTACAGCAACTGAGGTTGCTGGTATATCGGCTGTTGATGTCTTTTTTGCATCATTAGCTGGCGTATTGGCATTTCGAAAGGACGGATATTTAAATAAACGACTAATTATTACAATGGGTACTGTTGTGTTGGTAGGTAGCTTTCTAGGTGGTTATGGCTCGGTTCTTTTATCAAATACTAGTATTAATCTTGTATATGCAATACTAGCCAGTGTTGCAGCAATTCTGATGTTTAGTCCTAGGAAAGGAAAAGAATTGGGAGAAGAGGCAAATATTCAAATTGAATTCAATCACTTACTCGCAGTAATCAGTGCTTTTCTTGTTGGAATAGGGGCAGGTATAGTCGGAGCCGCGGGTGCATTTCTACTAGTACCAATCATGCTAGTGTTACTAAAAATACCAACCCGTGTTACCATAGCTTCCTCTCTTGCGATAACTTTTTTATCGTCGATAGGTTCAACTGCAGGGAAGATAATAACAGGTCAAGTGTTATTTGGACCAGCGGGGGTTATGATAGTTGCCAGTCTTATTGCTGCCCCGATGGGAGCAGTTACCGGTAAAAAAATAGACACTAAAGTTTTGAAAGCCATTTTATCCTTACTTATCCTAGCCACAGTAATAAAAATTTGGGTTGATATTATTTAG